A window of Microcoleus sp. bin38.metabat.b11b12b14.051 genomic DNA:
TCAATCACCGCAAAACGCCTCTCAACCGACGATGAGTCAGTTGCTGAGGGCAGCGCTGCCGTCATCTCACTCACATTCGGGCCACCAGCCGAGTCAGGTATGGTGGGTGAATCCTGCTGTTCTAGTTGAGACATCAGAGAGCGAGATTGCCACAGGGCAGAGTCTGTTTTAATTGTCGCTGCAAGTGTCGCTGTTTGAGCGATCGCTCGGGGTCAACTTCAGATTCTCGGATCTATTATCGCAAATGCCTCCAGCGAGGGATGCTGCCGGCTGCAAAATCTGCAACTCGATAAATTGTTTACTGGATAGATTTGGTGATAAAATGAAATTTGGTAACTCCCATCGGCGTCACAGTTTCAAAAAACGTGAAACTGGCCAGTCTGTGGGGCTGTGCCTTCCGATGTAAAACCCAAAGTACGTTACTGTAAACAGGCAATCTTTTTGAGTAAATACACTGCGCAGGAGAACTGACAAATGCTACAGCGCAAAATCTATCAACTCTGTTGTGATGGTCGTGAGGTTTCTATTTTTCTTCGAGATCAGCAACGTTGGATAGAGCGCGCTCGTATCCTAGATATTGAAGGGGATCTAGTCACGCTGCGCTACGAAACCGACGAAGAAGACGAAATTAGTTCCTGGGAAGAAATGGTGCGTCTAGAAAGTATTGGAGCCGTGTCCCAGAAGTTGGCTTCGGTGTCGAGAACAAACTGCGAACCCCTAGTTTCTGACGATTGTCCTGAGGCCGAACAAATTCGCAATCACTACCCTGACTCGAATTTAGAATAGTTTTGAGCTAGATCTCGATTTAAAAAAAAGATGCGGGGGAAAAGAAAATGACTTTTCTCCCTTTTTTGTGGAGGAATTGAGCCAAAAACCCGATCGCTCGCCAGTCGGGGTTTTTGGCGACTAAATTTATCAAGAACGAGAGAGTATTCGAGAGGGAGCGGAAGATAGGGAAACAAGGGGAGAAATTAGCGACCAATAAAACAGGATTAAACCGGGATGTGGTCAAATATAGCAATCGCCACATCGGTGAGGACATAAATAACCTCATGAATAGAGCCTAGAGCATGTAGCAGAAACGGTTTGATTTCCTTGACGAAGCAACTCTTCGACTTCGCGAGCGCGCTCTTCTGTCCACTCTTCGACTTCGCGAGCACGCTCTTCTGTCCACTCTTCGACTTCGCGAGCGCGCTCTTCTGTCCACTGTCCACTGCTATATCAGCTTACTGGCCGTCGGTATCTTCATCGAGGAAAAGTTCGGACTCGGGTATTGCTTCAAACACGGGACAGTAACCGTCGGGAGTAACTTTAAAACCAAACAAAGCACTCGATTGGTTCCAACAGCGCTGGCCGCGGTAGTGCTGGCAATTGCCGCAGCATTCGAGGTTGGTTTGAACGGCGCTGCCTTGAAACAGCAGTTCGCGCTGGGAAATGCCCCGCAATACCAGTTCTTCACCTTGCCAGCGGGCTTCTACCAAACCGGTATCGGCAAAATTAGCCCAGCGAGGATCGGCTGTAATGGGATTCGGCAAGCTAATTGCTACTTCTGTGCCTAATTCGCTGACTTCTCCTTCATAATTAGTTTCCGGGATCGCGGGCTGCAAAAACATTTCGCCGATCGGCAATTCGACAATTGTCCCCACCGCTGGCGTGTGCAACTGGTAGCGGTTCCGCAGTTCGTCCAAGTTCGCCAAATCAGCCAAATATGCAGGGGAACCGTGGATCAGAATTACGTGCTGGGGGCGCAAATTGTGGATGAGCTGGGTAGTTCCCGGGCCGTCGCAGTGTTCTGCTAGCAGATAAGTTTCTACGAGCCTAACTGCCGATTCGCGCCAGTTGGGCAGCCATTCTGTAACGGGATATCCGGGTTTTTGAGGTGCGAGCAAAATCCACGGATTTGTGCGATCGGCAACATACAAACCCAAATCAGCAATTCGGTCACTAATCACAATACAAGGTCTGGAACCCAATTCGGAGCGCTGTTCGGCAGAAAGCCTCCGCACGCGGGGTTTCACCCTTTCGTCCCAAAATAAAGGTTGATGGAGAGCAAAATTTTGGACGGCGGTAGGAAATTGGGGCAGCAGTTCCAGGTAGGCGTCGCAGCCGTCGGCTACGGTGCCGTCCACCCAGATATCCAAGTCGCGCCCGGTGAAGTAGTGGTGGCTGCGGAGCAGCATCAGCAGTTCTTGACCCAAACCCAGGGCCGGCGAGGGTAGCAGTACCGAGTACCCGTCGGCGATCGCGCGGTGGATGCGATCGGCTAACTGATTTTCCAGTTGTCGGCGGTGAGGGTGGCGCGCCGTGCCATAACTGCCTTCCAAAATTAACACGTCCGGCTTCATGCCCCGGAGTTCTCCCAGCGGCAAACCTTCCACCAAACGAGAATTCGACAGAAAAAAGTCGCCGGTGTACACCAGGGTGTAGGTGCGGTGGGGAGCGGCATAAGTCAGCAGCACAGTCGCCGCTCCGGGTAAATGGCCCGACGGGAACAACTGCACGCTCAGTCCCGGGCGCAGTTCGACCGAGGACTGCCAGGACAGTGCCTGACAAAAATGGGACTCTGGCTGCTGAGATTGTTCGGGCCAGTTGAGCGGTAGCAGCCGCGCTGTGACTTCGCTGGCGTAGATTGGCAACTGCGGGAAAGATTGGTGAAGTGCTAGTAAACCTCTGGCGTGGTCGGCGTGGGCGTGGGTACACACCACAAAATCGGCTGGCAGCGATCGACTCAGTGTCGCTGACAAAGGTGCGATATCCTCGATACCACAGTCGAGTAAAATTCGGTGCGGCCCCATTCGCACTAGCAGACAAACGCCTTCCTGTGCGTGACCTGCACCGTAAGGTAAACAATCGAGATCCATCACTGCGGTAGCTCCCTGCGCGCTTGTACGCAACTTGCAATCAGGCCTGATTTAAACATCGATAGCGACTGCATTCATTCGATCGAGTTCAGTCTGGGACGTAGAAACCGGGTTTGATGGACGAAAAGACTTTGTTACCACCACCGCTAAGGGTTAAAAAACCCGGTAGATCGAAGTTTTGGTGAGTCAGCCTGGGATTTTAATGTTTGCTCCCAGACTGAGCCTTCGATGCCCCGAAAGTAATTGCATTTTAAATTTGGTGCAGCGCCAGGAAAAGCTATTTTGCCAAGGCTTTGGCCCAAATCGGCTCGCGCGGCCTCCGATAACATTAATGCTACTGGTTAGGGCATCAAAAGTTACATTTTATTGCACCTTGTAAGCGCAGCAAACTAGATATCATATTCGGAGTTTTAAATTTTTTTTCACAATTCGCGCCTGCTAAAGCTAGTCTTTTTTATGAAAAGATTTTAATTGAGCACCCTTGGGATGTTGACAAAACTTTACAAATCTTCATTTTTTATGTGGTGAGGGGGCGTAGAGTCCAACAATCAAAACTGGGAGAACCAAACTCATGGTGGCTAACTGATGCTGTCGGGGCAGATACAGGCTTTATGAGGGCGATCGACTTATTTGTAAAAGTTTGATACGTTTTCTAAGGATCGCGAATTAAATAATTTACACAAGTTTGTGGGGTGGGCGGGAGAGCCCGCCCTTTCGGGACGGGCGAGACGCCCATCCCACAAGAATAAAAGTGTAAGTTATTAAATTTTCATTCCTAAGTAAACCTTGTGGCTATTCCACTGAGAGTTTAAATGAGTTGTGAAGTTAGCATCTCTATGGGGTGTCACCTCTTTAAAGAC
This region includes:
- a CDS encoding DUF6679 family protein encodes the protein MLQRKIYQLCCDGREVSIFLRDQQRWIERARILDIEGDLVTLRYETDEEDEISSWEEMVRLESIGAVSQKLASVSRTNCEPLVSDDCPEAEQIRNHYPDSNLE
- a CDS encoding MBL fold metallo-hydrolase; the protein is MDLDCLPYGAGHAQEGVCLLVRMGPHRILLDCGIEDIAPLSATLSRSLPADFVVCTHAHADHARGLLALHQSFPQLPIYASEVTARLLPLNWPEQSQQPESHFCQALSWQSSVELRPGLSVQLFPSGHLPGAATVLLTYAAPHRTYTLVYTGDFFLSNSRLVEGLPLGELRGMKPDVLILEGSYGTARHPHRRQLENQLADRIHRAIADGYSVLLPSPALGLGQELLMLLRSHHYFTGRDLDIWVDGTVADGCDAYLELLPQFPTAVQNFALHQPLFWDERVKPRVRRLSAEQRSELGSRPCIVISDRIADLGLYVADRTNPWILLAPQKPGYPVTEWLPNWRESAVRLVETYLLAEHCDGPGTTQLIHNLRPQHVILIHGSPAYLADLANLDELRNRYQLHTPAVGTIVELPIGEMFLQPAIPETNYEGEVSELGTEVAISLPNPITADPRWANFADTGLVEARWQGEELVLRGISQRELLFQGSAVQTNLECCGNCQHYRGQRCWNQSSALFGFKVTPDGYCPVFEAIPESELFLDEDTDGQ